ATCATTGTTAAGGACTTCATccgtatgacctcattttattctcacaaccACTTCGTGAGGTTTgaatgttatccccattttaaagataagaacaATGACACCTGGAGATAAGTTGCCACTGAAACACTGGGCCTCAACCATTTAGGAAAGGCTGTACCAAGGGGACCTATGTGATGAAGTTCTAGTATTTCCTCTGTACAGCTTTGAGTTTCAGAAGTTGCACGTCCTCCAGCTCCTGGTTGGAATCGGGGTCAGGGGGGTAGTGAAGGGGGCGGAGGATTCCTTACTTCTCTGAGCCAATCATAGAGTCCCATTCACCTGTCCAGGGACTGGCTTATGCACAGGCATGTGCCTTAATTCTAGTCAGTGAAACATAGTGAGGGGAGGGGAGCCTTTGGTGGAGAGTGGGATGAACTCCTGGGAAACGTCTATTCACTCATAAAAAATGACACAAGAAAGATGGGCTGCTGCTTCTACTCAGTGGCGTTGCGTCTGCATATGATGCCTGGAAATTGTGGCAGCCTTCTTATAATTAGGAAGCAAGTCAGCACAGGCACAATCAAAAGTAATGAGGATGGGaggacaaaaaatgaaaataacctgAGTTTAAAGCTACTAAATTAACCAACTTGGAAAACACCCTACCTTGGGACTCAAGATCacagattttctttattgtttaagcTCGTTGAGTCAGAGGATCATGTCCCTTGCAACCAAAGGCCTCCTCATTAACATACCACCATATAAAAagatcaaagaagagaaaagcgAGTGGAAAGATTGGTAAAACTAAGAAGTCCGTGCTCAGCTTGTTTAGCAGGAGAGGATATGCGCAGGGGCAAGGGTGTTGGGAGAAGGGGTCAGGGGGCGAGGCCGTACCGTCTCTGTAACTGTCAGCAAGTCTGAACTACTCTAGGCGTccatttcatcatctgtaaaaagaaGTGAGTGGACGGAATCCTCTGAACCACATATGACTTTCTCTGAAATGGAGAAGTTGAAGACACTTCAGTTCCCACAGCGTAAAGCAGGGGTCCTCAACTTTGATGCATATTGGAAACAGCTGGGAAGCTCCCAAAACTATCCAATACCCAGGCCACAACCCAGAATGATTACAAAAGAATCtgagaggggtggagggaggcaggCATCAGTCCTTATAAAgctctctaggtgattctgatatgtAGCCAAGGTTGAGGACCACTGGCTTAGAGGGATCCTATAAACCCAGTAGTGGGTGCCCACTCATTGGCAGAAAGAGGGACGGGTCCAGAGGCAGGAAATCAGCAAAACTGCATATAAGGTACTGCTCTGACTTTGGGATCCTTGCCCACGATCTAGAGGGTTTGTTTAGGCCACAACTCCCAGAagctgctaaaacaaaacaaaaaaacaaaaaacctctgtGGGGAGCCTGGCGATGAAAGCTGAAAAGGAGGCTCTCTCTTTGGGGCCTGGAGGATCACCCAGACTTGGGCAGCTCTTTGGGACTCACAATGATGAAGATGCACAGTCTGCTAACTGCACTAGGGATTTCCAGACCTTCAGTGTGGGGATAAACTAAAAGGAAAGCCATAAATCTAGAAGAGAGCGAAGTccttccttaaataactaaattaaGCCTTATTTCTCGGGAACAGAATATCATGCACCCCAAATTCAAGCCATTTAACAGTTGATGTTAAACTTTAAAAGCAGTGTTGCTTCTGCTATGAGGTGAGGTATCAGGATGTGAAATAGAGTTGATTCTGTTCAATAGGAAACACTCAGGAACAGCTTGCTCTTTGACCAGGCTCTCCTCCTTCAGTTCACGTGCAGCCCAGGACAAGCcagtggtgggtggagctggcaTAGGTGACCAGCAAGAGCTGACCAGAGTCATGCCTGCCTGGCAATCACTCCCTCtttaagaaagacaaatatcatatgatatcacttatatgtggaatctaaaataattttacaaatgaacttatttacaaaacagaagtagagtcagggatgtagaaaacaaacttagggttaccaggggggacaggggtagggagggataaattgggagactgggattgacatatacacactacaatatataaaatagataaccaataaggacttactgtatagcacagggaactctactcaatactctgtaatgacctatagggcatagaatctaaaaaaagagtgcatatatgtatatgtataactgattcactttgctgtactgcagaaactaacacaacattgtaaatcaactatactccaatacaaaatatttttaatttaaaaaaaaaggaagggggcaGCTAGGAAAGGAAGGTCTTCAGGGGAGACTTCAAGGAAGAAGTGGAAAGGAAAACACTAGGCAAAAAGTCAccatctacaaaaacaaaaacttttattttaaaaaagcaaaagaataaaaaatatttttaaaaagaaaaaagagaaaacaatcacTGTCCGGCCTGGAAGTCACTGTTCCAGGCCAACTCAACCTGCCACgggaccttgaacaagtcactttccctctctgaatcTGAGTTTATTTAATAAAGGCAGACATTTGCATCCCATGGTCTTCAAGGTCCCTGTCAGacccatatttaatttttctccaacCTGTGGGAAGAGGGCTCTCTTCACCCAACCGTCAGCATGAACAGAGAGCCAGAGAACATTTCATGAGTAAGTTTCAGAGTAAGTTTCATGAACTCCAGCGCCTACAGAAGTCAGGCAGACAGCACAGAAGAATGCAGCAGGGGTGACAAAACAAGCAAGtacctctgtaccatttttctagatgccacgtatatgcattaatatacctatttgcagggcaggaatagagacatagacatagagaacgaaCATGTGgacactgggggaggggagaaagggagggggggacaaactgggagattagaattgacatatatacactaccatgtgtaaaatagataactagcaggaacatgctataaagcacaggcaGCTCAGCTCGGGGCTCTATGAAGACctaggtgggatgggggtggcggtggtgggagggaggtccaagagggaggggatatatgtatacatatagctgattcacttcactatacagcggaaactaacacaacattgtaaacattgtaaagcaacattgtaaagcaattatacttttataaagtatactattataaaaaatactataatttttttaaaattatacttttaaaaaagcaaatatagcCCATCTATAAAGGAGGCAGCTGCTACTCAACTCCAGGTAACTGTCACCATGAGGAAAGACCTTGCAACTttttcagaagaaaggaaatctagatttttttttttttaatgtagcctgCTGATGGTCTGCTCTTGGAaataaattctctttaaaaaaaaacagagaacgaaaccaaaaaacagtatcaaaaaaaaaatctgcttgtaGGCCTATAGTTTACAACTTCTGATCAAGAGGCTGTTGCGATatgattaaatttgtttttcataattgGGCCTTTCTAGGTTGGTCATTTATTCCCCCTTAAGTTACACTGTGCAGAAGACATTTTGGGCATTTTAGGCAAGAACTGAAACTACAACTTTGGTTCCTAGATCTGCTGCCTCATACCCCAAGGAGCTGAGCTCCCCCTCAGTCTGGGACTGACGCCCACTGCCCCTCCCTACACCCTCCATGCAGCTCCAAGCTTTGCCCCTGCAGGAGGGAGCCGGATCTCAGGAGGTAGAAGCCACTTCCCACACCATCCCTTCCCCCATTTCAAAGACTCTCGAGAGGTGGTCCCCAAGATAAACCTGACCCAGCAGAGAGTACACGTTATAGGCAGTCAGCACAGATGGGGACAGTCAGGGGGACAGTCCCAGCAGCTCAAGTCACTGCCCCTGGACCCCAGTCCCAATGGTCAGGAGGTGGAAATTCTCACTAATCAGACTGGGACTACATGAATACTTTCAGGTGGATCCAATTCCTGGTCCAAACTAACCCTGCTTAGTTGTTCTTAAAACAGGAGAATAGCAGTTGATGGTTTCTTATTTAACTAACTGTGgctttgagaaagaaaacatactcagatcttatatcaaacatttttatttttaaagtgagaagTTCACAGAGGATAGCTATAGGAGAGTGAAATATTTAGAGCAGAAAAATGGTGGGTGCTAGCCAAACTTCAAATATTGTCATAGCAGAGTTATTCCACTAGTACGCTTCCAGCATGGCAGATCACGTGTTAAAATTAACTGCATTCTCGGAACACCTCAGTGGACGTGCACAATGATAGAAGCAAACATTCAGAGGCTCCTGTTCTGAAGGTTTTACAGAATGGATTTAGGCACACTCCAAAACAAGTATATTACAACACACCCCAAGCAATtcacatccattaaaaaaaaaaatgttgactttAAAGATATTGGTAGGAAGACTTAAAATAACAAGAAGAATATAGGCAAGAAACAGAAATGGCTACTTTTATGTGCAAGGTACTGGATTCTTAAATTGAGAATCAGTGCCAATCCTCACTTCCAACATCACATCGAAAAAGTGTGGCAGAAAAATGAGTCACCTTCAATATGAAGGACGCAAGTTGTGTACATTGACAGCACTCTTGAAGATACAACAGTTTTGCAGGAGGAATGCCAGCGTACAGAGTGGGCCTTCTTAGGAGGCCAAACGCTCACAGGTTATCCGATGACCCTTCACACACTCGGGTTAAGCAACTACAGCATTCTGGTTTAATCAAGGCACTGGCAAAGAGTGATCCTTGACATGACACAGAGTCCCTACAAGTTGTTGGCCAATGATGATGGCATGGGTTTTTTGGTCAGGCAGCATCTATACTGAGAACCCAAGCATGGCACCTTGATCACAAGCAAGGTCACTTATCCCATTAGGACTGCAAAGCCAGATTTGCTTAAGCTTTCCCCAAATCATGATTTTTGTTAAGTCACGTTTGAACAGAATCAATCTTGATTCCCCAGAATTATAATTCACTTTCCCCAGTACCACCCAACACTCctaaagtttgtttgggtttttctctACAAGAATACATAGAATGGATGTTTTTCTCCCCTCTACAAATTACTTCCCTGGGAGAGAACTGTAAAACCAACTTAAAACCACAAAATAACCTTACATTTTCTCACCGACAGTTAAGTATCAGACCTCTCGCTCCTACTCTGACCTGAGCTGCAGAGCCCTTTGGGTATACTTTTCAGACATTCCTCATACCATTAACACAGCTTTCTGTCACCATCCACTGTCCTTCCTCAACCTTTTCTTGCCCAACGTGAAAGCCAGTGAattgagagggaaggagaaatgggCATTGacaatgtattacttttataaaaataggGTTACCAGGCTGTTACTTGACCCTCCACAGCAAAATGGGGCAGCGTCATCCATACAGAACCCCACACTAAATTCTCAAGGGGCTATCTTTTTTGTAGCCAGGTCTCAAAAGTTCCAAGCTAAACCTACTGAAGGAAAGTAGCAATGCCTTCCTAATATTAAGCAACACAGACCTAGAATTACATGGGCAATAAGGTCAAGACCAGCCACTAGGTTGCTTCATTCATCGGTAAGAGGACAAGTTCTCCAtcctcccccagctctgccattctgGGAAGAGCCCGCTGGCCAGCCTCGGGCTGCCGAAGACTGTCGACTCCAGCTCGGCCTTGGGGGACGCCTGGTGGAAGGTGCTGTCCTGGGCTGCCCTCTGCGTCTGCACTCCATCAGGTTTCCACTGCGCGTGGACAATTCTGTAATTCTGACCCTCATTGTTGTCCCAGAAGACCCGCCCGTTAGCGTGGTATGAGATGCAGAACTCAATTTTCTCCTTCGTTGGGATGACGGAGGGTAGGTCAATGGCAAACGAGAAGGTGTCACTCTCGGAGCCACCATACACGTTTTTCATGTAGACACAGTCCACATCCGTGTAGCTCTGCCAGGTATCAAAAGTGATCCGGATCTGAACCTTCTTCTCAAAGCTCATGTTTTTCACCTTCACAGTCCCCATCACCGTTCGCTCCTGCAAAGAGCAGTTCTCCAGGCAGACAGAGTTCTTCTGGAAGTGGTTCCGAAAACTTAAGTAATCAGCTGAAGGTTGAGGGAAATCTAAAATCAAGTTTTTCTCCTCGTGGAGTTTTAAGCCTGAGGAGATATCGTTCAGGTCCAAGAGGTCAAACTGGAGATCCCACACTGGCTCTTCCGGAAGGTCCGAGAAGACGTGGATGGCAGTGAGGGAGAGGCCCTTGGAGTCCGCAAACACCACCCGCTTCTTGGCTTGGTTGTGTGAAGGCTTCCAGTCGTTCTGTGTTTTGGCTTCCTGTTTTATGTTGAGACACGGCTTCAGTGGCTTTAATTTGTTCACGAAATTTCTTCGTTGGAAGTCATCATAAGGGCCCAGGAAGCTCTTCAGAGGTGGGGAATGAGCCAGGCAGAGCCTCATAGCCACATCCACGGGCATGACCGAACTTGTCAAAGGCCGTGGATCTAAAACCTGGATCATTCTGGAATACAAAAAGAAGAGAGGTTATCATCTGCACCTGGAATGCACTTCGCCTGGTCCCAAATatatctgtactatttttgttaGCTAAGTTATAGCCAGCACAGTAAGTTTCAAGGAGGTGCTCTCATGTGTAGTGAAGGAATACAGTATTAGGTGATGACAGCTGCATCTTATGTCTGGCTCTACCCTTGACTGGCTATAGGCCATGGGTTAAAACACTTggggtctcagtttctccatctgagaCATAAAAGATTTGGATGCGATCATCTCTAATACAGCTCTAAAACCATTTGGTCTGTtctggaccagtggttctcaaacctgtcTGTTCACAATGGCCTAGGGagttggttttcttcctttttctttaatgctGAATCCTAGGACTTAGAGCCACTAATGCAGAACCTCTGCGAACGGGGACAAGGAGGTAAATATGTTcttaaagcttcccaggtgatctAATGACCAGATAGGTTCTAGAACCAAAGTTCTCCCTCAACTGCGCTCCCTCAACTGCTTTGATGATTTTGCTATTGAACTGATTACACTTCTCTGGAATAGTAATCCacttgaagagaaaaaaacagcaataaaaattcTCATGGGATGGTTTTGAGAGTGAGGGGCTAGAAAGAGTGAATCAGAGGATTATCTTTGCACTTTCATTATCATGCTCTTCATCATTTTACACAAATAGCCCACTGAAGTGCAAGTCAGCAATtggtgaacttaaaaaaaaactttacctaATCtgtatttcacaaagaaagacatCATGTCAAGTCCACATTTAAGTGGAAAAAGTTGATGACCTGAAAATGGGGCTGTTTTCAACATATGCTATATATATGAACTTATAAATGTTGAAAAGTGTAATAGGAAGCACAACAAAAAGATAACAATTATCTCTGGGTGATAGGTGATCTATTTTTGCCTTTGTACTTTTTTGGTATTTTCTAATGTTTCGGCAATGGATATTTATAACCAGAAAGataataaagctatttaaaatttaaacataactATGCCCCGCAATACTAAATCAAGACGTATCCATCAAGAAGGATATTTTTTCTGGCCTTTAGCCCTGAGTACATTGCCAAGCTTATGGACATTCTTCCCCTATCCTAGCCTTCAGATAAGAGGTGTGTGTATACTGTATGTGACATTTCTCAGTCTGGCTTTAGTAACtttcttcccagcagctctaagcACAGAGGCAAATGGTCATTATCATAGGATGGATAATAAAAGAACATTCAGAGAATTTACTTTATTAGACTTGGGATTTTTCTGGGAGACCTACAAACttagaacaaacaaatgaaagagaaagttaTATTTGTGGCTCTAATAATAGTGAACAGGCAGGATTTTTAGAGAGGTCTGCTAAGTTATGTCTAGAGGAGCTATTTAAGTAGTtttgcagggggcgggggtgttTGGGaggtttgttttgtattttcatattttgcaCTTATAGAAAGACAGTTTAAGGATACGGAGATTTCCCTGGAATTTAAGTCCTGCCCCAGAGTTTAAAAATAATCGTTTGCTCAAACTCTGAGACTGAGTTTTCTATGGCAAACCGTCATAAGAAGAACGGAAGAGGACCAAGGAATGCGAACATCGTCCTGTAGTTATTCCCAAAGCTAAACTACCCAACCAGCAATCTCAGAGTGCTATTCCCACGAGTTAAGCGGCCCGAGTCCTTGAGACATTTGTGCAGGACCAAGAGATACGGTCGGAATCCATGAGGGAATCAGAACTCAAGCTGACTCACGTTAAGACAGTTTCTGGTTTAAGATGCCGTTTACCAAAATCAGCTCTGCCTAAGAAGCACAGAGCAAATCTCCACACCTCCGAGGCCTCCCCGGTGCCAGATTCCAAGTCAGCAGCCAGTCAACCCGCCCTCCCCTGGGGTCTTCATGTGCGGTGATGACAGAAGGAAAACGCAGCCCAACCTCCCTGCAGCTGCGCGCTCCCTGTGCTCCGGGGCGGGGAATCTACAGGGAACCTACCTGGTGCAGCTCATTAGGCAGAGGGGCGGCGGGACTCCGCTGCCTGCGCGAGTTCGCACCCGGCTCCCAGCAGCCCCGGCTTGGCTGCAGCTCTGGCGGATTGCGGGTGCAGCGCCCGAGAGGCCGCTTATCTGCTCGGGACCACGTGAGGGGACGGCTGGGACCAATCGCCGAGCCGCGAGCTCGACGGCGCGACCAACCAGGTCTCAGCTGGGGCGCGAGCCCTCACCCGGGACGTGACGGCGGTAACGCAGGACTCGCGGGGCTCTGGGGCCGCTCGGAGAACCCCGGCCAGCTGGTCTGAGTCGCGTTAACAGGAGCCCCAGGCGAAGCGCCGTGGAGGCAGCACCGTAGCGCAAGTAGCGGGTGCAGGCCAGGAGGGAATGCAGCAAACCTGCCCCAGGCCGGGCGCCAGCACAGCGGGGCTGCGGGGAAGGAGATGCCTTTCACTTCTAGAGGCTTCTGTATACAGTTAATCTGAGCGCAGAACGTTGTGGCTTGttccaaatgtgtgtgtgtgtggatatagatagatatagatatagatgatatagatacacgcaaatatatttcaaacatatatatttgaaatgtttatcTTGTTCACTGCTCGGTGTATCGGCTCATGTTCTCCCTTTCCTTGCCCTGAGCAAGCAGAAGTTGGCTTTATATTTTGGGGTTAGGGTGAACCCACAAATGCACCACACAGTAGACTGCTTCTCTAACTAATGTTGTTAATAAACCATGTTAGCCCTGTTATAAGATAATGAGAAGGCATTCACTTAAAAGGCACTTTGTATTTCGATCTATTCTTCAGTTTTTCTCCCTGGAAGAGAAAACTAAAGCCAGAAATGGCCTGTTTTGCTTGTGTGGCAGGTCAGCCACAGAGCCAGTGGTCAACCCAAATCCCTCGGCTCGGTTCTGACGTCCTCTGGCAGTGATGTGAAaaccaaaatgttaaaatatcaCACTGTAAGTTTCATGATTCACCCGGGCCAGTTACTCTCGCTGAGGTTTTGGAATTTTGTTCAGGTTGGGGAGGTTTTAGACCATCAGttaaaaccataaaattaaatttctaagtctagtataaattatttttataaaacccaTGTCCTCGTTCTGCTCTCAACTTAGTTATCCAGTAGTCCATTAAGATGTACAAAATGTACAACGTAAAATGTACAAAAATCCCTGTGTCTTTTAAATCACTGTCAAACAGTGGAATTGTTAAAATGGtgtgattaaagaaaaagaactcaCGCTGAATATCACTGGGGAAGGTACGTAATGCTTgggcttgatttttttaaaggaaacatccAACTAAGAGCAGATCTAGTCTCTCAGCCCAACCAAAAGTAGCTGAAGGGGCACAGTCTTTGGAGTTGACACTTTCAAATCTAGGCAAGTTCTAGCCTCAactccctcacctgtaaaatgcagATAGTGAAGTTGTTCTTAGGATTAAATGATAttgtgcagatgagaaaactcagtGTAGTTTCTCAGTATGTGTTCAACTATCCTATGTTGAGCTAAGGAGTGTATATTACCAATTAAAGTTATGGCGAACCataaaataagaagaataaaTTGCGATCCCGTTTTAGGGGTAAGATGTACACTCATAGAAAAGAGAATATGCTCAACCCAAATGTTAACAGTGCTTAATTTTGGACAGTGATATTATgagtaattaaaattttctttgtcattgcttctctgtattttttactttttctgcaAAGTACATGGACTTTTTCTGTAACTGGGAAATCATCTTTAAATGACTTAAGACTTTCAGATTCAACTAACATGTATAGCCTACCTGCTAGGTGCCAAGAACTGTGTTGGAAGCTTTGACATGCTTACACCATCTACTCACGTCCTTTTGAGTTGGGGTTTCTTTCCATGCAAGCTACTTTCTCTTCTGCCCCCTGGTGCTGACTGATGCCATAAAAGCCACCTCTCCAAACTCCTTAAAATAGAAATCAGGGATACAGGGATCTCTGCAAAGAAGAGTCAACACTCAATAAACTTCTAAACTGCATGATCCAGGCCTCCCACTTCTTTCCTCCCCGcagatttattgagatgtaattgacataatGTAGGTTTAGAGTGTACAAGGTATTGATttgatatattgcaaaatgatgttATGTTATGTTACCACCATAACACTAGCTAAAGCCTCCATCAAGTCACATAATTACCGTTTCCTTTTTATGGAAAGAACATTGAAGAtatattctcttagcaactttcaagtgtataataatacagtattattaaccatgTGTTACATTAGATGCCTAGAAGTTTATACTCTTTGgccatctccccattttccccacacccccaacccctggtaaccaccattctactctctgtttctatgagttcagcttttttagattccatatatatgtgagatcatatgggatttgtttttctctgcctgacttatttcacctagcagaATCAGGCCCCTCATTTCTATGTCCTTCCTGGCTTTTACTGCCCTTCATCATGGGATGAGAGGGACTGGAATGGAATCAGCGTTCTTAGTCATGAGTTGCCCCAGTGAAGACATGGTGGATTAGGAATTGTGGGGAGTTTTCTTCTTATTTGTAGGTTTTCTCCAACTGTTGTTTAACAGCATCCAAACATTGCTTTGTCCTACCCCTCTTAGTAATAAATCTATTGATGAGAGCTTCTTGATCTGTGCCGTGTTTCTAGCCATGCCAGGGGTTGCAAGGACTCATAAGCCAGAGCCCCTTGACCTTGAGAATGCTACAATCTTTATTataggaaaacaaatttaaactCATGAAATACCCAGGGAACATTTTAAGGTGCTGCAAAGCAAGGAGCTGATGATGTGTGACTTATACAAATGGGTCTCTTCCAGCATCTGTCCAACACGTTACCAGACATGCCCTTGTGGGAAAAACACCCTGGGGGCAGGGAGTCCCAGGTTGTCAACTCATTTTCTCCAACCTAGCCATTTTTTTCAGTGCCCAATCAAGAAAGAGCTTGAATATTCAACTCTAcagttattaatattaaaatgtcagTACTCAGTAGTAACAGAATGAACCTTATAACTGATCTTTAAGCCCTGCCCTGTAGAAATAGTGAGGTTGAGAACTGCTTGTTttgatgaaaagaactgagatttctatttctgaaataaagaaaGGAGCCAGTTCACATGTCTCCAGGAATAGTAAGCTCTCTCTTACACTAACTCCTTCTGCCTTCTTTAGCCACATTGGATGGGAACACCAATATTAGGTGAAggagagtaattttttaaaaaaacaaagacacttaCATAAGCTTACTTTGGGCCAGGCgctgttttaagcactttacaaataaatattaactcatgtaATATTTATAAGAATCCAAGTAGGTCGAAACCATGATGTTTATCCACAtttcaagatgaggaaactgaggaggtctgggagtttaagtaacttgtccaagatcatatAGCTAGTAGATGGCAAGATCAGGTTTCAAAACCCTCTAGAGTCCACGCTCCAAGTGTATGAGTTGCTCTGAAAGGAACAAGCACCACACTGGTACCCACCAAGACCAAAAAGAGCTTCAGAAAGGGGAGGGCTCCCTGAGGAATACATATGAAAGCTTtaaggaggaagtgagacttggGAATTGGCAAGAATTTACCTATGGCGGAGTATCATCTTTAGGGCATTTAGATGATAAGAATCCAGCTGTATGGCTCGACCAAcgagagagaaaatgagatcaCAATTGAAATGGTACCAGCAGCCCACCATTCTATTCAAAGAACATATTCCCAGAGGATAAGAGAAGGAATTAAAAGTGTTGCTGTGTAGACTATACTATTGGCCATTCTGGTTGCACTGAAAGAATTTTCAGTATCATTTTCACTGCCTggatttttttagtttaaaaaaaatctactttttttttttttttttttttttgcggtacgtgggcctctcactgttgtggcctctcccgttgcggagcacaagctccggatgcgcaggctcagcggccacggctcacgggcccagccgctccacggcatgtgggatcttcccagatcggggcacgaacccgtgtcccctgcatcggcaggcggactctcaaccactgcactaccagggaagcccaaaatctcTACTTTTAAAACATCCCTGTAAGAGAACAATCTGGGTGCAGTTGTGAATGCACAGATGTTGCTACCAAGAGTAAGTGGTTAAAGAAAGTGCAAGACACTACCTGAGGCATGTAGAGTATCTCAGGTGAggtgaagaggaaggagaagggagggggaacAAAAAAGGATGATACACTTAACCTCTAATAATCTATTGGGAAGATGGACACAGAGGTTAAAAGACCAGTAACCATACCA
This window of the Orcinus orca chromosome 14, mOrcOrc1.1, whole genome shotgun sequence genome carries:
- the PPP1R3C gene encoding protein phosphatase 1 regulatory subunit 3C — protein: MSCTRMIQVLDPRPLTSSVMPVDVAMRLCLAHSPPLKSFLGPYDDFQRRNFVNKLKPLKPCLNIKQEAKTQNDWKPSHNQAKKRVVFADSKGLSLTAIHVFSDLPEEPVWDLQFDLLDLNDISSGLKLHEEKNLILDFPQPSADYLSFRNHFQKNSVCLENCSLQERTVMGTVKVKNMSFEKKVQIRITFDTWQSYTDVDCVYMKNVYGGSESDTFSFAIDLPSVIPTKEKIEFCISYHANGRVFWDNNEGQNYRIVHAQWKPDGVQTQRAAQDSTFHQASPKAELESTVFGSPRLASGLFPEWQSWGRMENLSSYR